The Hippocampus zosterae strain Florida chromosome 11, ASM2543408v3, whole genome shotgun sequence genome includes the window ATTTGCACTTTCACAAAAGCTTGTCGAGACTCTTTGGAGCTGCTGCACACAATCATGAGAAAGAAACTGAATTGTGCGCAAATTATGAGcgcttcttttgctttttttttttacaatgcacaggaaaaaaaacggcaacgGCTATCAATTAAGAAGTGCTTTTAAAATAAAGGCCTGCGTACTTTAACAGCACGCGACATATTgataaaactttattgacaaAATATTGACAATTACATACTTCTTGGAAGTATACTTTGTGTTAAAATTGTAGCAAActtaacacatacacaaaaattaTTTACATTCTGTAAAAGAGAGTTTAACagaaacaataacaataactttttttctgtacatgGAATATGCTCAGtgcttggatttttatttttttattttttgtctataATTCATTTTAGTCCTTGTGGCATCTTTGAGTGGAGGCTCACGTCCTGACAGAAGGCTGCGTGGGGCCAAGCACAACCGCACACTGGTAAAGCTTTAGAGGTTCAAGGAATGTCCTGATAGTTTCCCTTAAATTCTCTCTCgtcctttgacattttttattttttttagaaaaaccagtttttgcttcttttttttgataAAGCAAAACATGATAAAGCACTGCTACTTCGTATGTTTTCACAATCACTTTTACACGATAATTATGAATTAAAGACTGCACACTGTTGAAAAAGAAGTACAACACCCCTCTGTTTGAAAATAGTTAAATCaaatttttgtttcgttttccacttgattgtttcaaattaaaacaactaccatgcaagttttttaaatgcagttttggTATAtctggagtgaaaaaaaatagaagtgcaACCGTCCAATTtgaattggagaaaaaaaaagaatatttcaggtggtggtgggtggtgaCACACAATCTGTCAGTACCATGTTCCTGGTTCTTTTGGACTGACGGAGCTGCAGGGTGACAGCTGGGCCACGCCGCAGCTGGCCTTCCGTCGGCTTCAGATGCCCATCGGGGATGTGAAATGAGACATCGGGTTATTTGACCCGACTGTCTTCCCACGGTATCCTGTATTCGTGTCCTCCTCCGCTCAGAAGCACGTTTGAGTCTCATTTTAATCGTCCGAAGTCACATCGATTTCCTCCGGGCTGGACTGTTTGGTGGCCAGCCTCCAGCGGTTTATATGATGGGAGCCCTTCTTTTTCTGCTGCGACTCGGagccctcctcctccagcttctgTCTCTTGAACTTTGTCCTTCGGTTCTGAAACCACACTTTTACCTAAGGTGGAGagaagggggttgggggaagAATCGGTATCAGCAAACACGGATGCGCAAATCATTGCGTAAAACGGGCACAGGCCTACACTGACTGAACATGTTGGAAAtgaaagggtaaaaatattaTCACATTGAACATTTGTCATGATTAATTTGAATGGTATTAAGCATTGAAAGGAATAGACCACCGCTGCAGCTGTTATTTTAACACGCAATCGTAAATTACAGCTCGTCCTATAAAAACAGGCCGCGACGACAAGCGTCAATTAAGCCGAGCACCATTTTTACATGgctgataaaataaaatcagaacgAGAACGAGAAGAACGAGGGGAAAGGATTTCCATTCGCTCCTCTAAATCCACTCATCGTGATGATCAGTAGCACCCTGGGGAATTAACTACATCTAAATCGATAAATTATCTGGCCCACGCAGCTTTGTCACTCCCTTCAATGGCAAGTGAGGTGCATTTAAAAAGCTCTCAGTGTGCTAATTGAACGACGTGATGCTTCATTTGGGCCGGTGGGCTCGAACAATGTGGCAAATATGGCAGCGCGACCCACCGAGGCCGCCACCTTCTTTGTATCGCTGAGCCACAAAATGGTTAACTCCTTCATTTAGCTTCCATTTTGAAaggaaacattctctgagtccCCCCTCGAAACAAAAGTCATGCAACCCCTCCGAGAATGAGGTGAGGTGAATTGTATAATGAAGGGGCGGGGGTCAGGTATTGCCTCGTATACGCCACAACacaatttaaccccccccccaccccccaatacgTGTTGCGCAAATTAATGTTTAATTTTAAATACCACAATAAATtagacattttgatttgaaacgtACAAGAGCAAATATTTGGGGGAAACGGAACATCACGCACGGTGCAGTATatattcaaaatgtaaaaaaaaattaaatgtcaagAGATGCATTCATAAATACATGCAAATGCTAAATTGTAGTCTTACCTGAGTTTCTGTGAGACTAAGGCTGTGCGCGAGCTGTTTCCTCTCTGCGCCCACCACGTAATGATTTTTCTCAAAGGCGTGTTCGAGCCTCAGGAGTTGCGACGGCGAGAAAGCCGTGCGGATTCGTTTGGGCTTTCGGGCCAGCGCGTTGTGCAAAAGGAAGCTCTCGGGACTCGTTTCGTTACCTGAAGCCcaacaagggaaaaaaagaccacccCGCTGTCAATCTGTTTGGCGGATTTTAAATGATACAGCGTATACGGTTGACAATGAAGGCCCTTGCAAAGATTGGGAGGGGGTTAGAGATTTTAGgatgaaaaatgatttcaagAATTACCGTCAAACGTCATCTCACATTTTTCACATGCCAAAACGAAATTAAACCAAAGGCTTAATTTAATCAATTTGTATTGAAAAACTGAAAAGGAAATAattgtgtccatttttattAAAGTCCGTTAATTGAACTTCGCCTTAAtttcaatgcaaatattttcctaatagtacaaatatatatatagcacgAACAATATGCGAGCGTCGGGGCTTGCTTTTTATACAAAAAGAGAGTCGCCCTAAATTAAAGACATGCCatctgcaaattaaaaaaaataatacaatgtaGGCGCAATCCATAGAAATAACACGACTAagcctttaaatgtatttttatttaaatgagtTGTGATTGAGTGCCAATAAGATGCAACCTGTAGTACATATTGCAGAACATATTTCGAAatgcgcaaaaaacacaaaatatgataTTTTTCTTTAAGAAAACATGAGTCAATACAATATTCACACAAATCAATTGTTTGAATTAATAACGCCACACAGAAAGGCGATGACCAATTTTGAAGCAATGTCGCTTGAAAATTGCTCTCTCAACACAAACTTTGGGAATGGAGCATTCCACGCCAAAAAGCGATCTGAAAACTCACCTTGAAATCTGTGTCCCAAGTATCTATATCTGTGTAATAACCAGGGGTAGAAGGTTGAGGGGTCCCTTTGCTGGCTGCCAAAAAGAGGGTGCGGACTATGAGGGGACGAGAGCGGATGAGCGGCCAGGGCGTGCG containing:
- the emx2 gene encoding homeobox protein EMX2, whose amino-acid sequence is MFQPTPKRCFTIESLVAKDNPVPASRTEEPIRPAALSYANSGQMNPFLNGFHSGARGVYSNPDLVFAETVSHPPNSAVPVHPVAPPHALAAHPLSSPHSPHPLFGSQQRDPSTFYPWLLHRYRYLGHRFQGNETSPESFLLHNALARKPKRIRTAFSPSQLLRLEHAFEKNHYVVGAERKQLAHSLSLTETQVKVWFQNRRTKFKRQKLEEEGSESQQKKKGSHHINRWRLATKQSSPEEIDVTSDD